From Nonlabens sp. Ci31, the proteins below share one genomic window:
- a CDS encoding glycosyltransferase family 4 protein, which translates to MHIAFHTPEYPHKSIKHSAGIGTSIKNLAQALCEEGHRVTLFVYGQKKDAVFTENGIHFHLIKQRNYSFGGFYFYRKHIARYINRNSAGIDLLEAVDWTGMTAFCKFNMPHVIRLHGSDTYFCHLENRPQKKKNYLFEKWALQKAKAVSSVSAFTAQKTKELFGLENEITVIPNLIAVEDFRPVHSKSESTYILNFGSVIRKKGVIALAKAFNLLAAQLPDVRLKYLGKDVKDVLTGKMTSVLIAQEIDTVYHHRVEFIDQVAYEEVSNYINAAAVVCLPSYAEAFPMTWLEAMSMEKALVTSDIGWAKEMMVHGETGFMVHPEDYHKMSIYLTDFLKNEPMRSNLGKSARQRVLENFSIPIIVKQNIAYYKDLLRL; encoded by the coding sequence ATGCACATCGCCTTCCATACACCAGAATACCCTCATAAATCCATAAAGCATAGCGCAGGTATCGGTACGAGTATTAAAAACCTCGCTCAAGCATTGTGTGAAGAAGGACACAGGGTGACCCTATTTGTTTACGGTCAGAAAAAAGATGCTGTATTTACGGAGAATGGGATTCATTTTCATTTGATCAAGCAAAGGAATTATTCATTTGGAGGCTTTTATTTTTACAGGAAACACATTGCGCGTTACATCAATAGAAACAGCGCTGGAATAGACTTGCTTGAGGCTGTAGACTGGACAGGTATGACCGCATTTTGCAAGTTCAATATGCCTCATGTTATCAGATTGCACGGAAGTGATACCTACTTTTGTCATTTAGAAAACAGGCCTCAAAAGAAGAAGAATTATCTTTTTGAGAAATGGGCGTTACAAAAAGCAAAGGCAGTAAGTAGCGTAAGTGCTTTTACAGCTCAAAAAACTAAAGAGCTATTCGGCTTAGAAAATGAAATTACAGTAATTCCAAATCTTATAGCTGTAGAGGATTTTAGACCAGTTCATTCCAAGTCAGAATCAACTTATATTCTCAACTTTGGATCTGTTATTAGAAAAAAAGGAGTCATTGCTCTAGCTAAGGCATTTAATTTACTTGCTGCCCAGTTGCCAGATGTTCGGTTGAAATATTTAGGTAAAGACGTAAAAGATGTGCTTACTGGTAAAATGACAAGTGTATTGATAGCACAAGAAATAGATACAGTTTATCATCATCGCGTCGAATTTATCGATCAAGTAGCTTATGAAGAAGTAAGTAATTATATAAATGCTGCGGCTGTAGTTTGCTTGCCAAGTTATGCCGAAGCCTTTCCTATGACTTGGTTAGAGGCGATGAGTATGGAAAAGGCATTAGTAACCTCAGATATAGGATGGGCAAAGGAAATGATGGTGCACGGTGAAACTGGATTTATGGTACACCCTGAAGACTATCATAAAATGTCTATATATCTTACAGATTTTTTAAAGAATGAGCCAATGCGATCTAACTTAGGTAAAAGTGCTCGTCAGAGAGTACTAGAGAACTTTTCAATACCTATCATAGTAAAACAAAATATCGCATACTATAAAGATTTATTAAGATTATGA
- a CDS encoding UDP-glycosyltransferase, producing MIKTSNSKKKVFILFPDGVGLRNFAFTQFKEIGEHKGFDITYWNNTIFPLKEELGYPELKIESTKIHSKTAVLSHARKRVELALSRKRTQDQVYPTYRFPLRWNNLKSILKSAFVRFHETFSATPKGWQKLMDQMNAAERSTARYQELKAQLVAHQPDLVFCTTQRATQAIAPLLAAQDLGIKTACWIYSWDNLPKGMTTVETDYYFVWSELMKSQLLEYYPKTKAAQIIVTGTPQFEPHYDASILLSRKQFCKTHGLDAKTKYLCFSGDDKTTSPLDQYYLEDTAIAVRQLREEGRDLAIIYRKVPIDFSGRYDAVLEKYKDVITPIDPLWKPMGEQWNQVMPTKEDFALLVNTCYHSELVVNICSSMVFDFVIHDKPTIYPNYEQPQLQKGIRDIGQNYKYVHFRSMPDYDTSVTWAMRKEELYDGIKGLLDGELNPVPVTKKWYGIVNKPEQPEKASERIWDGIDQIMN from the coding sequence GTGATAAAAACAAGTAATTCAAAAAAGAAAGTATTTATACTGTTCCCTGACGGAGTAGGGCTGCGCAATTTTGCGTTTACCCAATTTAAAGAAATAGGGGAGCACAAAGGCTTTGATATCACCTACTGGAACAATACTATTTTTCCTCTTAAGGAAGAATTGGGCTATCCAGAATTAAAGATAGAAAGCACAAAAATACATTCCAAAACAGCAGTATTAAGTCATGCTCGTAAAAGGGTGGAGTTAGCGCTTTCGCGAAAGCGTACACAAGATCAAGTATACCCCACCTATAGATTTCCGTTGCGGTGGAATAATTTAAAAAGCATATTAAAAAGTGCCTTTGTAAGATTCCATGAAACCTTTAGTGCTACCCCAAAAGGATGGCAAAAATTGATGGATCAAATGAATGCTGCAGAGCGCTCTACAGCGCGTTATCAAGAACTGAAAGCCCAATTGGTAGCACACCAACCTGATTTGGTTTTTTGTACGACCCAACGGGCAACTCAAGCCATAGCTCCTCTTCTTGCGGCACAAGATTTAGGCATCAAAACGGCTTGCTGGATCTACAGTTGGGACAATTTGCCTAAAGGAATGACTACCGTGGAGACGGATTATTATTTTGTTTGGTCGGAGTTAATGAAATCTCAGTTACTGGAGTATTATCCCAAAACAAAAGCAGCACAGATAATAGTCACTGGCACTCCTCAATTTGAGCCTCATTATGATGCTTCTATCTTGCTTTCGCGAAAGCAGTTTTGTAAAACTCATGGCTTAGATGCCAAAACCAAGTACCTCTGTTTTTCAGGAGATGATAAAACAACTTCACCATTAGATCAGTATTATTTGGAAGATACAGCTATCGCAGTGCGCCAACTGCGGGAAGAAGGTCGTGATCTAGCTATTATTTATAGAAAAGTACCTATTGATTTCTCTGGAAGATACGATGCTGTTTTAGAAAAGTACAAAGACGTCATTACTCCCATAGATCCTTTATGGAAACCTATGGGGGAACAATGGAATCAAGTCATGCCCACTAAAGAAGATTTTGCCTTACTCGTAAATACCTGTTACCACAGCGAACTCGTAGTAAACATTTGCTCCAGTATGGTATTTGATTTTGTCATTCATGACAAGCCTACGATCTATCCTAACTATGAACAGCCACAGCTTCAAAAAGGAATTCGTGACATAGGTCAGAATTACAAATACGTTCATTTCCGTTCTATGCCAGACTATGATACGTCAGTAACTTGGGCAATGCGTAAAGAAGAACTATATGATGGGATCAAAGGCCTCTTAGACGGGGAATTAAATCCAGTTCCGGTCACTAAAAAATGGTATGGAATCGTCAACAAACCCGAACAGCCAGAAAAGGCGAGTGAGCGTATCTGGGATGGGATTGATCAAATAATGAACTAA
- a CDS encoding N-acetylneuraminate synthase family protein, producing MTHYKAPYTIAEIGGNHKGDMEIAKELIKVAAIFCKVDAVKFQKRHNKEFLTEDQYNAPHPNPVNSYGDTYGAHREFLEFDLKQHAELKAYCEEVGITYSTSVWDTTSAKEIASLNPEFIKIPSACNNHYEMLGWLCENYKGEIHCSTGMTTKEEMEELVQFFEKHQRAKDLVLYNCTSGYPVPFPDVCLLDITTMIKKYGNRVKTIGFSGHHLGIAADVAAYTLGANVVERHYTLDRTWKGTDHSASLEPAGMRKLARDLKAVHQALDYKATDILPIEQVQRDKLKYRKD from the coding sequence ATGACACATTATAAAGCACCTTATACCATCGCAGAAATAGGTGGAAACCATAAAGGCGATATGGAAATCGCTAAAGAATTGATTAAAGTAGCTGCTATCTTCTGTAAAGTAGACGCAGTAAAGTTTCAAAAGCGCCATAACAAAGAATTTCTTACAGAAGATCAGTACAACGCACCTCACCCTAATCCTGTGAATTCTTATGGAGACACTTATGGAGCACATCGAGAGTTCTTAGAATTTGACCTAAAGCAACATGCCGAGTTAAAAGCTTATTGTGAAGAAGTAGGGATTACTTATTCTACTAGTGTTTGGGATACGACCAGTGCTAAAGAAATTGCAAGTTTGAATCCAGAATTCATCAAAATACCAAGTGCCTGTAACAATCATTACGAGATGCTAGGCTGGTTGTGTGAAAATTACAAAGGTGAAATTCACTGTTCTACAGGAATGACTACCAAAGAAGAGATGGAAGAACTGGTTCAGTTTTTTGAAAAACACCAGCGTGCCAAAGATTTGGTATTGTACAACTGTACTTCTGGGTATCCAGTACCATTTCCAGACGTGTGTTTGCTGGACATTACAACCATGATTAAAAAGTATGGCAATCGGGTAAAGACCATAGGTTTTTCAGGTCACCATTTAGGAATAGCGGCAGATGTAGCTGCTTATACGCTTGGAGCAAACGTGGTAGAACGTCATTACACATTAGATCGCACTTGGAAAGGAACGGACCACAGTGCCTCATTAGAGCCGGCCGGAATGAGAAAATTAGCTCGCGATTTAAAAGCAGTGCACCAAGCCTTAGATTATAAGGCGACTGATATCCTACCTATTGAGCAAGTACAGCGCGATAAGTTAAAGTACCGCAAGGATTAG
- a CDS encoding acylneuraminate cytidylyltransferase yields MKSIGFIPLRAGSKGIPGKNKKKLLGRPLFCWVLGEAIASHLDEVYVFTDDLDILSFIEKEYHWTDKVIGVKRSASSATDTASTETSILEFIDGLTSKFDLFCLLQATSPFTTAVDINTCMEAVAHGKNYDSALTVVNSHRFTWHADGTPKNYDIFNRPRRQDFEGLLIENGACYVTTHSALRESKNRISGNIATITMSEDSLTEIDSLTDWKIVEELLAARLKSKKQSERITHLILDVDGVFTDGCIYYGADGEMMKKFDMRDGMGLEILRQYGVEVMVMTSEDSQIVASRMKKLKIDKVFLGVKDKYSLLSRIVTENNLSFSQIAYMGDDVNDLANMCAAGWSFTPANATQPIKNHADVLLQNKSAEGAIREATEFIIKYNNRYDTL; encoded by the coding sequence ATGAAATCCATAGGATTTATCCCATTACGTGCAGGCTCCAAAGGTATACCCGGAAAAAACAAGAAAAAGCTTTTAGGAAGACCTCTTTTTTGTTGGGTCCTAGGAGAGGCCATAGCTTCTCATCTCGATGAGGTGTATGTATTTACAGATGATTTAGATATTCTTTCGTTTATAGAAAAAGAATACCACTGGACGGATAAAGTAATTGGGGTAAAAAGAAGCGCTTCTAGTGCCACAGATACCGCCAGTACCGAAACCAGTATCCTGGAATTTATAGATGGGCTGACCTCAAAATTCGACTTATTCTGTTTGTTACAAGCCACTTCCCCCTTCACGACTGCAGTGGATATCAATACCTGTATGGAAGCTGTTGCCCATGGCAAGAATTATGACAGCGCATTGACAGTAGTAAATTCGCATCGTTTTACTTGGCACGCAGACGGTACTCCTAAGAATTATGATATTTTTAATCGGCCTAGAAGGCAAGATTTTGAAGGCCTGCTTATAGAAAACGGTGCCTGTTATGTAACTACTCATTCCGCTTTACGCGAAAGCAAAAATAGAATAAGCGGTAATATAGCTACGATCACCATGTCAGAGGACAGTCTTACCGAGATCGACTCCTTAACCGATTGGAAAATTGTGGAAGAATTACTCGCTGCCCGATTGAAATCAAAGAAACAAAGTGAGCGCATTACCCACCTGATCCTCGATGTAGATGGGGTATTTACAGACGGCTGTATTTATTACGGTGCCGATGGGGAGATGATGAAAAAATTTGACATGCGGGACGGTATGGGTTTAGAGATCCTACGTCAGTATGGAGTAGAAGTGATGGTCATGACTTCAGAGGACTCGCAGATTGTTGCTAGCCGAATGAAGAAATTAAAAATTGACAAGGTATTTCTAGGAGTCAAAGACAAGTACAGCTTGCTTTCAAGAATTGTAACGGAAAATAACCTGTCCTTTTCGCAAATCGCTTATATGGGTGATGATGTGAACGACCTGGCCAATATGTGTGCTGCGGGTTGGTCATTTACCCCAGCAAATGCTACGCAACCTATAAAAAATCACGCAGATGTACTGCTGCAAAACAAGAGCGCCGAAGGAGCTATTCGAGAGGCGACAGAATTTATCATAAAATACAACAATCGTTATGACACATTATAA
- a CDS encoding glycosyltransferase family 4 protein, producing MKILLVSINSIHFRRWSDQLRESGHEVYWFDILDQGYAPSISWMTQITGWKKGFLKKRGRTFIKNRWPKLYTILVRKYDNKIEDAFAKAVQEIQPDAIHSFALYLSCTPILPVLLQNNIPWIYSSWGSDLFYFRNKASYLKDIKEVLPRVNYMFADCKRDQEIASELGFTGTHLGVFPGGGGFDLELFDTYKIPFKDRRIIAVKGNENRSGRAVSVLKALEQLSDQLTNYEVVVFGVENDAVSQFQKGSIPHLTIKGLMEHKELIQLFCSSLIYIGNSNSDGMPNTLLEAICAGAFPIQSNPGGASAELIKNGENGLLIEDCEEVSHIQEVILKAITNPGLLKNATAYNTIHMAPLLSRDVIRTKVVNLYSSIKS from the coding sequence ATGAAAATCCTACTTGTATCTATTAACTCCATACACTTCCGCCGCTGGTCTGACCAATTGCGAGAAAGTGGTCACGAAGTCTATTGGTTTGATATACTCGACCAAGGATATGCGCCTTCTATAAGCTGGATGACTCAAATTACCGGTTGGAAAAAAGGCTTTTTAAAAAAACGCGGTCGTACGTTTATTAAAAACAGGTGGCCCAAATTATACACAATTCTCGTGCGTAAATATGATAATAAAATAGAAGACGCTTTTGCAAAAGCGGTACAAGAAATCCAACCCGACGCCATACATTCTTTTGCTTTATACTTGAGCTGTACACCCATTTTACCGGTCCTATTACAAAACAACATCCCGTGGATCTATTCTTCCTGGGGTAGTGATTTATTTTACTTTAGGAATAAAGCTTCCTACCTAAAAGATATCAAAGAAGTCTTGCCCCGAGTCAATTACATGTTTGCAGATTGTAAAAGAGATCAAGAAATTGCTTCTGAATTAGGTTTTACTGGAACTCATTTAGGTGTTTTCCCTGGTGGTGGTGGTTTTGATTTAGAACTCTTTGATACGTATAAGATCCCTTTTAAAGATCGCAGGATTATAGCCGTAAAAGGCAATGAAAATAGATCGGGTAGAGCAGTTTCGGTACTAAAAGCTTTGGAACAGCTTTCTGATCAACTCACCAATTATGAAGTAGTCGTTTTTGGAGTCGAAAATGATGCCGTCTCCCAATTTCAAAAGGGAAGCATACCGCATTTGACTATTAAAGGACTTATGGAACATAAGGAACTGATCCAACTTTTTTGCAGTAGTTTGATTTATATAGGAAATTCCAATAGCGATGGAATGCCTAATACCTTGCTTGAAGCCATTTGTGCAGGAGCTTTTCCCATACAGTCCAATCCTGGAGGGGCTTCAGCCGAGCTTATAAAAAATGGAGAGAACGGATTGCTTATTGAAGATTGTGAGGAGGTGTCGCATATTCAAGAAGTTATTTTAAAGGCTATTACAAATCCTGGCCTTCTAAAAAATGCGACAGCTTACAATACCATTCATATGGCTCCATTACTTTCCAGAGATGTGATACGTACAAAAGTAGTAAATCTTTATAGCTCGATTAAAAGTTAA
- a CDS encoding glycosyltransferase, translating into MSDTQQLITNCTVSIFLLTYNQEQYISQTLESILSQETDFSYKIIIGDDASEDNTSLICSEYASRFPEKIEYHRHCNNLGLMGNFVKTATRLKGKYIAICDGDDYWLDSLKLQKQVNFLEENHKYALVGTGVQLVLKNGEISEKVNMDFQEISLEELIEDNKISAPTAVFRNYLELQNLPHWFHTIPYGDWPLYLMSLQKYEAMACILPEVTAAYRLQSGVSFKMRKNLSSVFKNNARILDFLATEKLMKPIAKELYSGWRHQKLKQLLALNNEQKLGSGFLVLLMLMALKPSIKMLRHYLYSLKKQL; encoded by the coding sequence ATGTCAGATACGCAACAACTCATCACAAACTGCACAGTAAGTATCTTTTTACTTACTTACAATCAAGAGCAATATATATCTCAAACTCTAGAATCTATACTGTCTCAAGAGACTGATTTCTCATATAAGATTATAATAGGTGATGACGCTAGTGAAGATAATACCTCACTTATATGTAGTGAATATGCTTCTAGATTTCCAGAGAAAATCGAATACCACAGGCATTGCAATAATTTAGGCTTGATGGGGAATTTTGTAAAAACAGCGACACGATTAAAAGGGAAATATATAGCCATATGTGATGGAGATGACTATTGGCTGGATTCATTAAAGTTACAGAAGCAAGTGAATTTTCTAGAAGAAAATCATAAGTACGCTCTTGTAGGAACTGGAGTACAGTTAGTTTTGAAAAACGGTGAGATTTCTGAAAAGGTCAATATGGATTTCCAAGAGATATCCTTGGAAGAGCTCATCGAGGATAATAAGATTAGTGCACCTACTGCTGTTTTTAGAAATTATTTAGAACTACAAAATTTACCTCATTGGTTCCACACCATACCCTATGGAGATTGGCCATTATATCTTATGTCACTTCAAAAATATGAAGCAATGGCTTGTATTCTACCAGAAGTTACAGCTGCTTATAGACTACAGTCAGGAGTGAGTTTTAAAATGCGCAAAAACTTGTCTTCTGTATTTAAAAATAATGCACGCATACTTGATTTTTTGGCAACTGAAAAATTAATGAAACCCATTGCTAAAGAGCTTTATTCAGGCTGGCGACATCAAAAGTTAAAACAATTATTAGCTCTTAATAATGAGCAAAAATTGGGTAGCGGATTTTTGGTTTTATTAATGTTAATGGCTTTAAAACCATCAATTAAAATGCTCAGGCATTACCTATATTCGCTTAAGAAACAGCTTTAG
- a CDS encoding glycosyltransferase family 2 protein, with the protein MSNSLTIVIPNRNRDLEIVKRSLGSIVSQLNDAIRLVIVDYGSVLSYQVQLELLVKSFDQVELILCPTQEQLWNKSRCINIVLQSCATTHFMVSDMDMIWHSQFLANQIESFSQKESIYFSVGVMTQEESTLDKSFEDYAIKFQTNNEATGITVFPSAHLKFINGFDEFYHGWGSEDTDVHVRLKNAGYIVRFCESEILFKHQWHAKSYRTKESTSPFHPYLERINQSYLLLTQESKKIKANGNGSWGKTCNNKVYDKLSEPTLRLKRYATEHDVQALVNALIGMDSENVVEVQIKKHPESKSLKKLVKEGLGKKTLRFISLDRANETLLEALILNHHSCAYSYSYDRTASLIIFRIKLGS; encoded by the coding sequence ATGTCTAATAGCCTTACTATAGTAATACCTAATCGCAATCGTGATCTTGAAATTGTAAAGCGCAGTTTGGGGTCTATAGTATCACAACTTAATGATGCAATACGATTAGTGATAGTAGATTATGGTAGTGTGTTATCTTATCAAGTGCAGTTAGAACTGTTAGTGAAATCATTTGATCAAGTAGAATTAATACTATGCCCTACACAAGAGCAACTATGGAATAAGTCTAGATGCATTAACATAGTGCTACAATCTTGTGCAACCACCCATTTTATGGTGTCTGATATGGACATGATATGGCATTCACAGTTTCTTGCAAATCAAATAGAATCCTTCTCACAAAAAGAATCAATTTACTTCTCAGTGGGCGTGATGACTCAGGAAGAAAGTACGCTTGATAAATCCTTTGAAGATTATGCAATAAAATTCCAAACCAATAATGAGGCAACTGGAATCACCGTTTTCCCTTCAGCGCATTTAAAATTTATCAACGGTTTTGATGAGTTTTATCATGGTTGGGGCAGTGAGGATACTGATGTTCATGTGAGATTGAAGAATGCTGGCTATATAGTTCGCTTTTGCGAAAGCGAAATTCTCTTCAAACATCAGTGGCACGCAAAATCTTATCGTACTAAAGAAAGTACGTCACCTTTCCATCCCTATCTAGAACGCATCAATCAATCTTATTTATTACTTACTCAAGAATCAAAAAAAATAAAGGCAAATGGCAATGGCTCATGGGGAAAAACCTGTAATAATAAAGTGTATGATAAATTAAGTGAGCCGACACTTCGTTTAAAACGATATGCTACAGAGCACGATGTGCAGGCACTGGTAAATGCTTTAATAGGAATGGATTCAGAGAATGTTGTAGAAGTGCAAATCAAAAAACATCCCGAATCTAAATCTTTAAAAAAATTAGTAAAAGAAGGCTTAGGTAAAAAAACACTACGTTTTATTTCCTTAGATAGAGCAAATGAAACCCTGCTAGAAGCGCTTATACTGAATCATCACAGTTGTGCATATTCTTATAGTTATGATCGTACTGCATCACTAATAATTTTCCGTATTAAATTGGGTTCATAG
- a CDS encoding glycoside hydrolase family 99-like domain-containing protein codes for MSESIKAIAIHLPQFHPIPENDKWWGKGFTEWTNVSKAKPLFKGHYQPHLPADLGFYDLRLEESRIAQEQLAKANGIHGFCYYHYWFNGKRILEKPVEAKLKNDKEDLPFMLCWANENWTRVWDGGENDVLLNQDYSLEDDANHIKELITYFKDSRYIKVNGKPVFIIYRPKLFPDMRATAALWREIVKEHGFPDMYLGFAGRFDDHPNVSESIFDFAFDFQPRFDKRPLPYGYTRFKNYYNLYLKKLGFPYKDFSKPIYDYGDFAKLQQEIPFMPNTYPSITPGWDNTARRKVNYFLLHNSTPEKYGEWLSHIVDNYPWNENPESFLFINAWNEWAEGNHLEPCSKWGDKYLSTTKEVLRGTRKVD; via the coding sequence ATGTCTGAATCCATAAAAGCTATTGCAATTCACTTGCCTCAATTTCACCCAATACCTGAGAATGATAAATGGTGGGGAAAAGGTTTTACAGAATGGACCAATGTAAGTAAAGCAAAGCCATTATTCAAAGGTCATTACCAACCTCATCTTCCAGCAGATCTAGGTTTTTATGATTTAAGATTAGAAGAATCTAGAATAGCTCAAGAACAATTAGCAAAAGCAAATGGCATCCATGGATTTTGTTATTACCATTATTGGTTCAACGGTAAACGGATTCTTGAAAAACCAGTAGAAGCAAAACTAAAAAATGATAAAGAAGATTTGCCGTTTATGCTTTGTTGGGCAAACGAAAACTGGACAAGAGTATGGGATGGTGGTGAAAATGATGTGTTATTAAATCAAGACTATTCGTTAGAAGATGATGCCAACCATATAAAAGAATTGATTACTTACTTTAAAGACTCTAGATATATAAAGGTAAACGGTAAACCTGTCTTCATAATATATCGTCCTAAATTATTTCCAGACATGAGAGCAACAGCTGCCTTATGGCGTGAAATAGTTAAGGAGCATGGTTTTCCTGATATGTATTTAGGATTTGCTGGTAGGTTTGATGACCACCCTAATGTAAGTGAATCTATATTTGATTTCGCATTTGATTTTCAACCTAGATTTGATAAACGTCCATTACCTTATGGTTATACTCGCTTTAAAAACTATTACAATCTCTATCTAAAAAAGCTAGGTTTTCCTTATAAGGATTTTTCAAAACCCATATATGATTATGGAGACTTTGCCAAGTTACAACAGGAAATACCATTTATGCCAAATACGTATCCCAGCATCACTCCAGGGTGGGATAATACAGCTAGGAGAAAAGTAAATTACTTTCTACTTCACAACAGTACGCCTGAAAAGTATGGAGAATGGTTATCACATATAGTAGACAATTATCCTTGGAATGAAAATCCAGAATCTTTTTTGTTTATAAATGCTTGGAATGAATGGGCAGAAGGCAATCACCTAGAGCCATGCAGTAAATGGGGTGATAAATACCTTAGCACCACTAAGGAAGTATTGCGCGGAACGAGAAAGGTTGACTAA
- a CDS encoding glycosyltransferase family 2 protein, producing MTNNQLKIVSIIIPCYNQGPFLSQTLRSVFCQTYTRWECLIIDDGSTDISKKIAQEWCALDTRFKYFYKENGGLSSARNYGLRKSQGDFIQFLDSDDLIRHDKLELQVQDLKHSSISISDYFPFDDTSQDFVPHRYLSPFLDESNYKSELILDWENRKSIPCHTVLFDKKLLVEHHLTFDEQLENHEDWVFWVQLFYFSNRVINRKDILAFYRIHSKSMTIDYLKMRVGFLNAALKLRAFFLDLNEVEYAKLAQKKHKQIKKIGKSSTFIKLSRRFYRRIKLIFKN from the coding sequence TTGACTAATAATCAACTAAAAATTGTTTCTATTATTATTCCATGTTATAACCAGGGGCCTTTCTTGAGTCAGACTTTAAGGTCTGTTTTCTGTCAGACATATACACGTTGGGAATGTTTAATTATAGATGATGGAAGTACAGATATTAGTAAAAAAATAGCACAAGAGTGGTGTGCTTTAGATACTAGATTTAAATATTTTTATAAAGAGAATGGCGGTTTGAGTAGCGCTCGTAATTATGGTTTACGAAAAAGCCAAGGTGACTTTATTCAATTTTTAGATTCAGATGATTTGATTAGACACGATAAACTTGAATTACAAGTTCAAGATTTAAAGCATAGTTCTATCAGTATTTCAGATTATTTTCCGTTTGATGATACTAGCCAAGATTTTGTGCCACATCGGTATCTCTCTCCTTTTCTTGATGAATCAAATTATAAATCAGAGTTAATTCTAGATTGGGAAAATAGAAAATCAATACCATGTCACACCGTTTTATTTGACAAGAAGTTATTGGTAGAGCATCATTTAACCTTTGATGAACAACTTGAAAATCATGAAGACTGGGTTTTTTGGGTTCAATTATTTTACTTCTCAAATCGTGTGATAAATAGAAAAGATATTTTGGCGTTTTATAGAATCCATAGCAAATCAATGACGATCGATTATCTTAAAATGAGAGTTGGATTTTTGAATGCTGCATTAAAGTTAAGGGCATTTTTTCTTGATTTAAATGAAGTAGAATATGCCAAATTAGCGCAGAAGAAGCATAAACAAATAAAAAAAATAGGTAAATCCTCTACTTTTATTAAATTATCTAGAAGATTCTATCGAAGAATAAAACTAATTTTTAAGAATTAA
- a CDS encoding glycosyltransferase family 2 protein codes for MKLSVVIRNKNQDKALGFLLKNLRERYVDDVDEIIVIDNLSTDKSEEVTASFNAQFETIEKFSYGGSANFAAQKATHDIVVIFSAHSYPVSHDFFKLIKIAFEKNKNLAGVRCLHNSNDYKNYINKVSPKTDPNKAGLIFSGSAFNRLVWKEHPFKEEVATFEDKEWSKRVLEAGYDMELVPSIFNYDIKRNKKQLFFRFKNDLIGNYQLWHEDISIRNVFNGLIGSLWRTGSSLIVDIYYIFKRFVVSLKFIINKPQKF; via the coding sequence ATGAAACTTTCTGTAGTCATACGCAATAAGAATCAAGATAAAGCGCTGGGTTTTTTACTAAAAAACTTAAGGGAACGATATGTCGATGATGTTGATGAAATTATAGTTATCGATAATTTATCTACCGATAAAAGTGAAGAAGTGACAGCCAGCTTTAATGCTCAATTTGAAACCATTGAGAAATTTAGTTATGGCGGCAGTGCTAACTTTGCGGCACAAAAAGCAACCCATGATATAGTTGTAATTTTTAGTGCCCATTCCTATCCAGTCAGTCACGACTTTTTCAAATTGATAAAAATAGCATTTGAGAAGAATAAAAATCTGGCAGGAGTGAGGTGCCTTCATAATTCAAACGATTATAAAAATTACATCAATAAAGTTAGTCCGAAGACAGACCCTAATAAAGCAGGTCTTATATTTTCAGGTTCAGCATTTAATAGGCTGGTGTGGAAAGAACATCCGTTTAAAGAAGAGGTTGCTACCTTTGAAGATAAGGAATGGTCCAAACGTGTTTTGGAAGCTGGTTATGATATGGAGTTGGTGCCCTCTATTTTTAACTATGATATAAAACGCAATAAAAAACAGTTGTTTTTTAGATTCAAAAATGACCTTATAGGGAATTACCAACTATGGCATGAGGACATTTCTATAAGAAACGTATTTAATGGACTTATAGGAAGTTTGTGGAGAACAGGGTCGAGTTTAATAGTGGATATTTATTATATTTTCAAACGATTTGTAGTTAGTCTAAAATTCATCATCAATAAACCGCAAAAGTTTTGA